In the genome of Pseudopipra pipra isolate bDixPip1 chromosome 4, bDixPip1.hap1, whole genome shotgun sequence, one region contains:
- the NSG1 gene encoding neuronal vesicle trafficking-associated protein 1, whose amino-acid sequence MVKLGNNFSEKSTKQPLFEDGFDTIPLITPLDVNQLQFPPPDKVVVKTKTEYEPDRKKGKFRTPKIAEFTISITEGVSERFKVTVLVLFALAFLTCVVFLVVYKVYKYDHTCPEGFVFKNNQCIPAGLENYYSEQDSSARGKFYTVINHYNLAKQTITRSVSPWMTVLSEEKLSEQETEAAEKSA is encoded by the exons ATGGTGAAACTGGGGAATAATTTCAGCGAGAAGAGCACAAAGCAGCCCCTTTTTGAGGATGGATTTGACACCATCCCCCTGATCACACCCCTGGATGTCAATCAGCTCCAGTTCCCACCTCCTGATAAG gttgtggtcaaaacaaaaacagaataTGAACCTGATCGCAAGAAGGGAAAGTTCCGTACTCCTAAAATAGCTGAATTCACAATCAGCATCACTGAAGGGGTTTCAGAAAGATTTAAG gtAACTGTGCTGGTCCTTTTTGCCCTTGCGTTCTTAACGTGTGTTGTATTTCTGGTAGTCTACAAGGTTTACAAGTATGATCACACCTGTCCGGAAGGATTTGTTTTCAAG aataaTCAGTGCATtccagctgggttggaaaactACTACTCTGAACAAGACTCCAGCGCTCGAGGGAAATTTTACACAGTCATAAACCACTACAACCTGGCCAAACAAACCATCACGCGCTCCGTGTCCCCGTGGATGACAGTACTGTCAGAAGAGAAACTGTCTGAACAGGAGACTGAAGCTGCTGAGAAATCAGCTTAG